Proteins encoded in a region of the Sulfurimonas marina genome:
- a CDS encoding DUF58 domain-containing protein: MSKLQKILVKARRQVFSEMVGNNPSIFQGEGYDFIELREYMAGDDIRHIDWNITAKMQRPYIKIFREERELNVVVATMLNGSIHFGSKRFKQDVIAELVALLSFSVIKNGDLLTNYNFSDRLISHLKPSKKVFQVQRTVEEILEFDPLNQKADYNNLAETLFKRIKRKSLIIVIGDFFEIPDFRVLAKKHEVVAIIVRDHLEEKPPEMGFASLVDPESGAVLEGDFNKASVNEYAKKVHAHDRKLYEALRKQQIRFTKIYTDDSVGVALRRVFEGR; encoded by the coding sequence TTGTCTAAACTACAAAAGATCTTAGTAAAAGCTCGACGTCAAGTTTTCTCTGAGATGGTCGGAAACAATCCCTCTATTTTTCAAGGGGAGGGGTATGATTTTATAGAGCTGCGAGAGTATATGGCCGGAGATGATATTCGTCATATAGACTGGAACATTACAGCCAAAATGCAGCGTCCCTATATCAAGATCTTTCGTGAGGAACGTGAGCTTAATGTTGTTGTGGCAACAATGCTCAATGGAAGTATTCACTTCGGTTCAAAGCGTTTTAAACAGGATGTTATTGCAGAACTCGTAGCACTTTTGAGCTTTTCCGTTATTAAGAATGGGGATCTTTTAACTAACTATAACTTTAGCGACAGACTGATCTCACATCTCAAACCGAGTAAAAAAGTGTTTCAGGTACAACGTACAGTTGAAGAGATCTTGGAGTTTGATCCTTTAAATCAAAAGGCGGATTATAATAATCTTGCAGAGACTCTATTTAAACGGATAAAAAGAAAGTCTTTGATTATTGTAATTGGAGATTTTTTTGAGATTCCCGATTTTCGAGTACTCGCTAAAAAACATGAGGTTGTAGCGATTATTGTACGCGATCATTTAGAGGAGAAACCACCTGAAATGGGATTTGCTTCTTTAGTTGATCCAGAAAGCGGAGCTGTGCTTGAAGGTGACTTCAATAAAGCAAGTGTCAATGAATATGCAAAAAAAGTACACGCTCATGACAGAAAGCTGTATGAGGCGCTTAGAAA